The following proteins are co-located in the Dermacentor albipictus isolate Rhodes 1998 colony unplaced genomic scaffold, USDA_Dalb.pri_finalv2 scaffold_22, whole genome shotgun sequence genome:
- the LOC139052425 gene encoding uncharacterized protein has protein sequence MPFLTKVQTPLPLLPAAVRKLGGLAWDRAQDEEYYRDFLRMPPSTFDTLLELLRPSITKEDTNYRPAVSAHDRLAMSFKFLATGKTQRDMSFNFLVSISTTCRIVSAVSDALWTALKPLYLQHPQGADKWLKVSAEFEERWNMPHCVGAIDGKHVNVECPANSGTVHHNYKGSFSKSLIAVCDAQFRFLYVKIGHSGSDSDGGIFSRSTLQKEIARGTLALPPPRPVGSEGLLPYFLVGDEAFPLKECMMRLYPRLTLHEDSPETHRRRFFNYRLSRAQRVIENAFGILAQWWKILRRPFKDKTDNINGYVGACSADSEDWEGRLSPASWKEEESAGGALLPSKSTECHAARHAKEVRDKLAHHFITVAKFPGKIKWSPVLELHKLREMLSIQACATASWLALSPA, from the exons atgcctttcctcaccaaggtgcaaactcccctgccgctactgccggccgcggtccggaagcttggtgggctggCGTGGGACCG cgcgcAGGACGAGGAGTATTATCGAGA CTTCCTGCGAATGCCGCCCAGCACATTCGACACGTTGCTGGAACTGCTGCGCCCCAGCATCACAAAGGAAGACACGAACTACAGGCCTGCAGTCTCGGCTCATGATCGCCTAGCCATGAGCTTCAA GTTCTTGGCCACAGGAAAGACGCAGCGGGACATGTCGTTCAACTTCCTGGTGTCCATATCGACTACATGCCGCATTGTGTCAGCAGTGTCCGACGCCCTGTGGACTGCGCTGAAGCCACTGTATCTTCAGCATCCGCAAGGAGCTGATAAATGGCTCAAG GTATCCGCAGAGTTTGAGGAGCGGTGGAATATGCCACACTGCGTCGGGGCTATTGATGGGAAGCACGTAAACGTTGAGTGCCCCGCAAACTCTGGAACCGTTCACCATAACTACAAGGGTTCATTCAGCAAATCACTCATTGCTGTCTGCGACGCACA GTTCAGGTTCTTGTACGTGAAAATTGGCCACAGTGGCAGCGACAGTGACGGCGGCATTTTTTCGCGGTCCACTCTACAGAAAGAGATCGCCAGAGGGACATTAGCGCTGCCACCGCCAAGACCTGTTGGGAGTGAggggcttctcccatacttcctTGTTGGCGATGAGGCCTTCCCGCTCAAGGAATGCATGATGCGGCTATACCCACGACTGA cactgcATGAAGACTCACCCGAGACGCACAGGCGGCGATTTTTCAACTACCGCTTGAGCAGGGCCCAGCGAGTCATCGAAAACGCCTTTGGAATCCTGGCACAATGGTGGAAAATTCTGCGGCGACCGTTCAAAGACAAGACCGACAATATTAATGGATATGTTGGAGCCT GTTCTGCCGACAGCGAGGACTGGGAAGGGCGACTTTCCCCTGCCAGCTGGAAGGAGGAGGAATCAGCCGGAGGTGCCCTCTTGCCATCAAAGTCTACTGAGTGTCACGCTGCTCG GCATGCGAAAGAAGTTCGGGACAAGCTGGCACACCACTTCATCACAGTCGCCAAGTTCCCTGGCAAGATAAAGTGGTCACCAGTACTTGAACTGCACAAG TTGCGCGAGATGCTCTCCATACAGGCTTGCGCAACAGCATCGTGGCTTGCGCTCTCACCTGCATGA